A section of the Diabrotica virgifera virgifera chromosome 8, PGI_DIABVI_V3a genome encodes:
- the LOC126890644 gene encoding bifunctional methylenetetrahydrofolate dehydrogenase/cyclohydrolase, mitochondrial isoform X2, producing MTTNGNTFCSQIIDGKKVAEEIQKELKRDIDTWVSEGHRAPSLTAILVGEDPASNKYVRNKMTAAKKVGITSKTLKLSKDLTEQELIDKIKELNEDPSVDGILVQLPVPEHISERKVCNAVDPKKDVDGFHITNMGRLALNLDTLVPCTALGVIELIKRSHIDTFGKNVVVCGRSKNVGLPIALLLHSDARNECPGHEATVTLCHRHTPPEELEFFVKRADIVISATGVVNLIKPDMIKPGACIIDVGITRIPTEDGKDKIVGDVDFEGCSDVAGYITPVPGGVGPMTVAMLMSNTFKAAQLMVEGAAKVVKANGH from the exons AAACACATTCTGCTCGCAAATCATCGATGGCAAAAAAGTTGCCGAAGAAATCCAGAAGGAGCTGAAGAGAGATATAGACACATGGGTGAGCGAAGGGCACCGGGCTCCATCTTTGACTGCCATTTTGGTAGGAGAGGATCCGGCTAGCAACAAATATGTTCGGAATAAGATGACTGCTGCTAAAAAAGTTG GTATAACTAGCAAAACTTTAAAATTATCAAAAGACTTAACGGAACAAGAACTGATTGACAAAATAAAGGAACTTAACGAAGACCCTTCGGTGGACGGTATTCTAGTACAGCTCCCAGTCCCCGAACACATCTCGGAGAGAAAAGTATGCAATGCCGTAGATCCTAAAAAAGATGTAGATGGATTCCACATTACCAACATGGGTCGGTTGGCTCTCAATCTGGATACGCTAGTGCCCTGCACCGCTTTGGGTGTCATCGAACTCATCAAAAG GTCCCACATTGATACCTTCGGCAAGAACGTAGTAGTGTGTGGTAGATCCAAGAACGTAGGTCTTCCGATAGCCTTGCTTCTTCACTCTGACGCTAGAAACGAATGTCCAGGTCATGAAGCCACCGTCACCTTGTGTCACAGACACACCCCTCCAGAAGAATTGGAGTTTTTCGTTAAGCGAGCTGACATTGTCATAAGTGCCACCG GTGTAGTTAACTTGATCAAACCAGATATGATCAAGCCTGGAGCATGTATTATCGACGTTGGTATTACAAGGATACCAACCGAAGATGGCAAGGACAAAATTGTAGGAGATGTTGATTTTGAAG gTTGTTCTGATGTTGCTGGCTACATCACTCCTGTCCCTGGTGGAGTGGGACCTATGACTGTAGCAATGCTAATGTCAAATACCTTTAAAGCTGCCCAACTTATGGTGGAAGGGGCTGCTAAGGTTGTTAAAGCCAACGGgcattaa
- the LOC126890644 gene encoding bifunctional methylenetetrahydrofolate dehydrogenase/cyclohydrolase, mitochondrial isoform X1, giving the protein MTLFGKTLSIVLKNVSVVYKKAPKNASFYFTLRNTFCSQIIDGKKVAEEIQKELKRDIDTWVSEGHRAPSLTAILVGEDPASNKYVRNKMTAAKKVGITSKTLKLSKDLTEQELIDKIKELNEDPSVDGILVQLPVPEHISERKVCNAVDPKKDVDGFHITNMGRLALNLDTLVPCTALGVIELIKRSHIDTFGKNVVVCGRSKNVGLPIALLLHSDARNECPGHEATVTLCHRHTPPEELEFFVKRADIVISATGVVNLIKPDMIKPGACIIDVGITRIPTEDGKDKIVGDVDFEGCSDVAGYITPVPGGVGPMTVAMLMSNTFKAAQLMVEGAAKVVKANGH; this is encoded by the exons AAACACATTCTGCTCGCAAATCATCGATGGCAAAAAAGTTGCCGAAGAAATCCAGAAGGAGCTGAAGAGAGATATAGACACATGGGTGAGCGAAGGGCACCGGGCTCCATCTTTGACTGCCATTTTGGTAGGAGAGGATCCGGCTAGCAACAAATATGTTCGGAATAAGATGACTGCTGCTAAAAAAGTTG GTATAACTAGCAAAACTTTAAAATTATCAAAAGACTTAACGGAACAAGAACTGATTGACAAAATAAAGGAACTTAACGAAGACCCTTCGGTGGACGGTATTCTAGTACAGCTCCCAGTCCCCGAACACATCTCGGAGAGAAAAGTATGCAATGCCGTAGATCCTAAAAAAGATGTAGATGGATTCCACATTACCAACATGGGTCGGTTGGCTCTCAATCTGGATACGCTAGTGCCCTGCACCGCTTTGGGTGTCATCGAACTCATCAAAAG GTCCCACATTGATACCTTCGGCAAGAACGTAGTAGTGTGTGGTAGATCCAAGAACGTAGGTCTTCCGATAGCCTTGCTTCTTCACTCTGACGCTAGAAACGAATGTCCAGGTCATGAAGCCACCGTCACCTTGTGTCACAGACACACCCCTCCAGAAGAATTGGAGTTTTTCGTTAAGCGAGCTGACATTGTCATAAGTGCCACCG GTGTAGTTAACTTGATCAAACCAGATATGATCAAGCCTGGAGCATGTATTATCGACGTTGGTATTACAAGGATACCAACCGAAGATGGCAAGGACAAAATTGTAGGAGATGTTGATTTTGAAG gTTGTTCTGATGTTGCTGGCTACATCACTCCTGTCCCTGGTGGAGTGGGACCTATGACTGTAGCAATGCTAATGTCAAATACCTTTAAAGCTGCCCAACTTATGGTGGAAGGGGCTGCTAAGGTTGTTAAAGCCAACGGgcattaa
- the LOC126890644 gene encoding bifunctional methylenetetrahydrofolate dehydrogenase/cyclohydrolase, mitochondrial isoform X3: protein MRWRNTFCSQIIDGKKVAEEIQKELKRDIDTWVSEGHRAPSLTAILVGEDPASNKYVRNKMTAAKKVGITSKTLKLSKDLTEQELIDKIKELNEDPSVDGILVQLPVPEHISERKVCNAVDPKKDVDGFHITNMGRLALNLDTLVPCTALGVIELIKRSHIDTFGKNVVVCGRSKNVGLPIALLLHSDARNECPGHEATVTLCHRHTPPEELEFFVKRADIVISATGVVNLIKPDMIKPGACIIDVGITRIPTEDGKDKIVGDVDFEGCSDVAGYITPVPGGVGPMTVAMLMSNTFKAAQLMVEGAAKVVKANGH from the exons ATGCGTTGGAG AAACACATTCTGCTCGCAAATCATCGATGGCAAAAAAGTTGCCGAAGAAATCCAGAAGGAGCTGAAGAGAGATATAGACACATGGGTGAGCGAAGGGCACCGGGCTCCATCTTTGACTGCCATTTTGGTAGGAGAGGATCCGGCTAGCAACAAATATGTTCGGAATAAGATGACTGCTGCTAAAAAAGTTG GTATAACTAGCAAAACTTTAAAATTATCAAAAGACTTAACGGAACAAGAACTGATTGACAAAATAAAGGAACTTAACGAAGACCCTTCGGTGGACGGTATTCTAGTACAGCTCCCAGTCCCCGAACACATCTCGGAGAGAAAAGTATGCAATGCCGTAGATCCTAAAAAAGATGTAGATGGATTCCACATTACCAACATGGGTCGGTTGGCTCTCAATCTGGATACGCTAGTGCCCTGCACCGCTTTGGGTGTCATCGAACTCATCAAAAG GTCCCACATTGATACCTTCGGCAAGAACGTAGTAGTGTGTGGTAGATCCAAGAACGTAGGTCTTCCGATAGCCTTGCTTCTTCACTCTGACGCTAGAAACGAATGTCCAGGTCATGAAGCCACCGTCACCTTGTGTCACAGACACACCCCTCCAGAAGAATTGGAGTTTTTCGTTAAGCGAGCTGACATTGTCATAAGTGCCACCG GTGTAGTTAACTTGATCAAACCAGATATGATCAAGCCTGGAGCATGTATTATCGACGTTGGTATTACAAGGATACCAACCGAAGATGGCAAGGACAAAATTGTAGGAGATGTTGATTTTGAAG gTTGTTCTGATGTTGCTGGCTACATCACTCCTGTCCCTGGTGGAGTGGGACCTATGACTGTAGCAATGCTAATGTCAAATACCTTTAAAGCTGCCCAACTTATGGTGGAAGGGGCTGCTAAGGTTGTTAAAGCCAACGGgcattaa